The genomic interval ATCAGTCCCGACGTACAGTTCAGTGCCGTCATCATAGAGCGCGGTGATCGGAAAGCGCGTAAACGGCGCCTGCGACACGGCTATTTCGTCGGTATAATAAAACGGGTTTAACAACGGGTATTTCCTGACATCTTGCTCGCTCGACGGCCGGTACCAGCGCAGATCCGCGGGGAATGATCCGACCGACTGCAACGCGCCCGTGGTCCGGTCGAACCGGAACCTTAGTCCGTCATCGGTTTTGAGATACAGGTATTCGATCCCCACGCCCAGCGCGCTGGTGTGTTTTGAAATGTCATATTCGCGCGCCATACCGGATGTCAGGTTCAAGCGAAAAAGGCTGGTGGTGGAGGTGATCCAAAGGTCATCAAACCATTGATCGTACGCGGCTAAGTCGATCTCTGCGTCGAACGCATAAGTCCGCTCCAGATCCATTGTGTTCTTGTCGAACACCAGCACGTAATCATCGCTTACGGCAAAAACGGCGACCGTTGACGTAGCTATGGATTTGACCGTTCCCAGCGGCGGTATTATCGTATAGCGGTCCAGCCATGGATTCTGCGGAAAGATCGATGTTCCGGACAACAAACCAGACCACGCTGCCGCGAGGCCCAATATCAGGGCGATCAATGACAGAATTTTTCTATTTCCAAGATCCTGTTTATTAGAAGTGATCACGCTTGTTTCTTTTCATATTCCCGGTTCACAATATACCTTATAGCTTTAGGCAGGTACCGTATCAGATCGCCGGCCATGATCGAATATTTACCCATCGTGTCGAGCAGAAGGTCCGCGCACAGACCATGCAGGAAAACACCCGCGACCGAAGCGTAGAACAGCGGGACTTTCTGGGCGCATAGGCCTGCGATCATGCCGACCAGAACATCGCCGGTACCGGCTTTTGCCAGCCCGGAATTACCCGTGGGATTGACATAAACCTCGCTTTGTGGGGAAGCGATCGCGGTTGGTACTCCTTTCAAGACCATGACCGCCCCGAATCTCCTGGCATATTTCGCGGCAACATCAATGCGATCATGGTTGATCAATCGGGTGTCCTGCTTGATCAAACGGGAAAGCTCGCCGGGATGAGGTGTCATGGTAAACGGCGTCCTGATGGTCTTCAAGACCGCTAATTTTTTAGCGATTATATTAATCGCGTCGGCATCGATGATTAAAGGGACCTTAACACGGGGTAGCAATTGGAACAAGAAATCTGCGGTCTCCGGGTGCGTCGTGATACCCGGGCCGACCACGACCACGTCGGTCTTGTCCAGGAGCGGCGCAAGCTTCGCGAATGCCCGGCTGCTGATCGTACCCTCCGCGGTCTGGGCAAGGGGAACCTTTACGACCTCGAGGAGCTTCGGATCCAGTTTATCGATCACAACTTCCGGAGCGGCAAGGCGCACGTAACCGGCGCCGATCTTCAGCGCGGATAACGCTGACATCGCCGCCGCGCCCGAGAACCCGCGCGCACCGGCTATGACCAGCACGTTCCCGAAAGTCCCCTTATTACCGTCAGGGAGCCGGCTGGGCATGATCTTGAAAATATCTTCGTGCCCGGCGACCCGGGGATAGCCCGGGTCGATCATCGAGTATGGGATCCCAATGTCGACAACGTGGAGGTCGCCTGCGAAACCGCGGCCCGGGTACAGAAAGTTACCGCGCTTGGGCAGGCACATCGTGGCGGTGGCGTCAGCGTGCACGCACGCCTTTTCACAGCCGCCCGTGTTGCCGTCGATGCCGGATGGGATATCAACGGAAAACACGAAACCGCCGCAGGTATTAATCAGTTCGATGACGTCGAGAAAAATCCCTTTGGGCGCGCCTCTGAACCCGGTGCCGAAGATCGCATCCACTATGCAATCGGGTTTGAAATCGTTGCACAGCCTGCGCGCGACCCGAACCGATGATATCTCCCGGATGGAAATGGATGCGGCTTTCGCGGTCCGGTAATTGATCAGCGCTTCGCCCTTGAATTCCCTTCCCTTGCCAAGCAGCAGCACTTCCACGCGGCTGCCTGCGTTCGTCAGATGCCGCGCCATAACCAGACCGTCTCCCCCGTTGTTGCCCTGACCGCACACGATCAGGACCTTCAAACCCCTCAATCTAAAATATTCCTTAAGCACCTCAGTGCATCCGCGGCCGGCGTTTTCCATTAGTACGGCGCCGGCAATGCCCAGGGCTTTCTTGGCCCAGCCGTCGATCTTCTGCATTTCTTTGGTTGTCAGCAATCTCACGATCTCATTCCTTCCGCTCCTACAATTTTATGTAAGGCAGCATCTTAGTCAGCAGTTTGTCACTGATGCCCTTGACGTTCTTCAGGTCCGTGATCTTGCCAAAGCCGCCGTGTTTTTGCCGGTACGTAATAATGCGCTGCGCCATTACCGGTCCGATGCCGGGCAACTCCTCGAGTTCGGAAGAATCCGCGCGGTTCACCGAGATCTGCACATCGACTTTCTCGACGACGAGCGCCATGTTCCTTTTCAGGTTCTCGCGGCGCAGGTAATTGACCAGATTGAGTGCGACCAGGACAAGAATGAGCGTCCCGATGATGACCGTATCCCGTTTTTTCATGATCCCCTTTAGTACAGCGGATAAACGATCTTAAGAAGAAATTTATACATGGTATCAAGACTCTGGGCGCTGCATTTATCGATGGTATCGTCATCGGTATGCCAGTAGGAGTAGTCAAAGTCGATGACATCGACCGCGCGAATGCCGTACCTGATGAGCGCCATGTGATCATCCTTTATATAATACCGGACTTCATTCGAAAAAATGTTGGGCGCGGTCTCGGCGCCGATCTCCCATAACGAATCAACAAGCTCGGGGAAAAATTTATAGGAATTGCCTTCCTTGTAGAGCTTCAGGTCCTTGTCGCCGACCATGTCGACGACAAGGAAAAACGAGAAAGCCTCAATGCACTGGGCGGCGTAATGGAGTGACCCCACGAGCTCGGCCTCATCGATATCCTCGCCGTCAAAAAAGACAAGTTCCACGCCGATGTCCGGTGCGTATTTTTCCAGGGTATCAGCAAGGGATAAAAGCAAGGCTACGCCTGAACCGCCGTCGTTGGCGCCCGGGCTCCCTTTTTCTGAATCCCAGTGGGCGCCGATCCCGATGATCCGCCCCTTGCCGCCGAACGATTTGCTTACGTTATAGAACCAGGCACCGCGCTCGAAAAAAGAATCGATCGCCGGGTTGTTCAAATTTTTAACGATATAATCTTTAGCCGCGCGGTGACCCGCGGTGCCGGGAACCCGTTCGCCGGCAGCGCAAAATCCTTTCAGGTATTCAATCGGCGTCTCTGCATGGGCCAAGCCCGCGATCATCAACAAAGCTAAACCCGCCGCACCCGGCCGTGCCATTCTTAGAAGCTGATATTCGCCCATACGCTCACGCCCACGCGTTTGGAATCCTGGTTTGAGACCGTTTCCCTGTTCTGCGAATAGTCAAAGTTCGCGCCCCCGTTGACGCTCGAGGAAAAATTGTAAGTAAGCGCGATCAGGGTCGTCAGCGTGGTGGTATTATTGACCGGGGTTTCCATGTCGATCGCATACGAGGTTGTCCGGTTGTACCCGACGCTGAGGTTGGTGGTCAGGTTGGAATTGAACTTCAATCCCTTTAAGAACGGCAGGTTTACCCCCCGCGGTGCGCTGAACGTGTAGCCCATGGAAACAGTGCCGCCGCGGCTTAGTGTCCTCGATTCATTGACATTGCCGGCATCGTACTGGCGTCCCCGGGTTTCAGAGTACGTCACTTCCGTGGATGATGTTATCCCCCTAAGCCAGTTCGTCTGCCAGTTCACTAGCGGCGTGAAGCTCAGCATCCGCGAATCCGAATCAAGGGTCGTGCTGTCATCGATCGTGTAGCGGTATTCGTTCGTCTGGTTGTAACCCGAACTTACCGACGACGACTGCGTGTATTTTTTCAGCACCGGCAACGCTCCGATCCCTGACACGCGTACCATGGCGTTGGGGTAGGAATTCGACGTGGTCCGGTTCTCGCCGCCGGAAGGCAGGTATATCCGCTGGACCTGCCCGTTGTAACCTCCGGACAGGCTCAGGATCCGGTAATTCATACCGGAATTGACGCCGTAATTGTCAGCCATGCCGCGGCCCGGGTAACTATTCGGCGAATAACCGCTCCTCGGGATGGAATCCTGCAACCCCCACTGGTATTGAAGCGAGGGCCGGTCATAGGCCTGGAGATAGCTCGAGGTTTTCTGCCGCGTAAAGGAAAGCGAAGGGTTTTGCAGGTAATCGACGAACTGTTCGACCTGCTTCAGTACCCACGACGGCGAACCCGCGATCTGCAGGGAATCCTTTGATTCGTCCCGCAACCGCGTGATCATCTTCAGGACGCGCTTGACATCAACAGTGCCCGTGGCTCCGTACCGCACGGTATTGGAAATGTTGCGGTAATTGAAAGTATCACGGATCTCGAACCGGTAGTCCTCGTTGTACGTATTGCCGAAAGTGAGCGACGGCGTTACCAGCACCAGACTTTTCGTAATACTGCCGTTGAACGCCTGGTTGCGCGATACTTCCTGACCGATCCGCTCGCGGCCCATGACCGAGTCGCGGTTCTGCGAAAAATTGAAGGTCGTGCTGACAATGGAGTGGGGCGAGTAGTTGGTCGAGAAGGAAGAGTTCAGGGTCCGGCGGCGCGGGATATCCTGCAGATGCCGCCACGACGAATCAATGTTCGAACGGTAATAAGATTTGGGATAATTATCGGAATACATGGTGGAGAACGACAGGTTCTGCGGCATGACCGAGAATACCTGGCCCACCACCTTGAAAGATACTTTTGGATCAAGCGTGTAACTCGCGCGGTGATTGATGTTCTCGGAAGTATCGACGTACTGCGGCGAATGCGAGAAGGTCTGCGTCCGGTCGTGGCCATAGCTCAGCCGGTCGAGCGTGTTCTTCATCAGCCAGTTCTTGGAATTTGATTTGGATACGCTGAGCGTGTAAGACCGCGAAACGTTCGTCGAGATCTCGCGCTCCTGGTCTAAGGGATTGAGTTCAATGTCATCGGCCTGGGTGCCGTACCGGGGCAGCTGTTTTGATTTGCGGTAACTCAGCCCCAGTGGAAGGACGAAACCCCAGGACTCGGGCAGGAGCTTGTTCAGGCTGATATCTTCGCCGAATGCGTAGTTCTCGCCCTGCCCCTGGGTCGACATGTCCTTGGTATCGGACAGGCGCTTGAACCGGCCGTTGGAACGGTCATAGGCAAAGGTGAAATTGGAAAAATCCGCCAGGTTGAAAGACCCGTTGGACCGCATGGTCTGTCCGACCTCGTTGCGGGGCGAGATCAGG from bacterium carries:
- a CDS encoding M28 family peptidase, with the protein product MGEYQLLRMARPGAAGLALLMIAGLAHAETPIEYLKGFCAAGERVPGTAGHRAAKDYIVKNLNNPAIDSFFERGAWFYNVSKSFGGKGRIIGIGAHWDSEKGSPGANDGGSGVALLLSLADTLEKYAPDIGVELVFFDGEDIDEAELVGSLHYAAQCIEAFSFFLVVDMVGDKDLKLYKEGNSYKFFPELVDSLWEIGAETAPNIFSNEVRYYIKDDHMALIRYGIRAVDVIDFDYSYWHTDDDTIDKCSAQSLDTMYKFLLKIVYPLY
- a CDS encoding helix-hairpin-helix domain-containing protein; this translates as MKKRDTVIIGTLILVLVALNLVNYLRRENLKRNMALVVEKVDVQISVNRADSSELEELPGIGPVMAQRIITYRQKHGGFGKITDLKNVKGISDKLLTKMLPYIKL
- a CDS encoding NAD(P)H-hydrate dehydratase; protein product: MRLLTTKEMQKIDGWAKKALGIAGAVLMENAGRGCTEVLKEYFRLRGLKVLIVCGQGNNGGDGLVMARHLTNAGSRVEVLLLGKGREFKGEALINYRTAKAASISIREISSVRVARRLCNDFKPDCIVDAIFGTGFRGAPKGIFLDVIELINTCGGFVFSVDIPSGIDGNTGGCEKACVHADATATMCLPKRGNFLYPGRGFAGDLHVVDIGIPYSMIDPGYPRVAGHEDIFKIMPSRLPDGNKGTFGNVLVIAGARGFSGAAAMSALSALKIGAGYVRLAAPEVVIDKLDPKLLEVVKVPLAQTAEGTISSRAFAKLAPLLDKTDVVVVGPGITTHPETADFLFQLLPRVKVPLIIDADAINIIAKKLAVLKTIRTPFTMTPHPGELSRLIKQDTRLINHDRIDVAAKYARRFGAVMVLKGVPTAIASPQSEVYVNPTGNSGLAKAGTGDVLVGMIAGLCAQKVPLFYASVAGVFLHGLCADLLLDTMGKYSIMAGDLIRYLPKAIRYIVNREYEKKQA